One Pirellulales bacterium genomic window, TGGCGCCGGTGACGGAGTTTCGTGTGTTGATCACCGTTTTTGTGTTGGCCATTGGACCCGTCAACTATTTCTGGCTGCGCCGCCGCGGCCGGTTGCACTTGTTGGTGGTGATTGTGCCGCTGGCCGCGATGGCAGTCACGCTCGGCCTGTTCGGATATGCGGTGCTGGCCGACGGCCTCGACATTCGCGTGCGTGCCCGCACCTTCACGCAAATCGACCAGCGTTCGGGCCAGGCGGTCTGCTGGTCGCGGCTATCGTATTACGCCGGCTTGGCGCCGGCCGGCGGACTGACGTTTCCCGACGACGTGGTCGTGTCGCCGCTGACGGCCAACGACAGCGGCGAGAGCGACATGGCCCGCCGCCAAAGCCTGGCCTGGTCGCAGCACGAGCAGCACCTCGTTTCCGGCTGGCTCGCCTCGCGGACGCCGATGCAGTTTGTCACGGTCCGCTCGCGCACCAGCCAGGCGGGGCTGCGGCTGCTGCCGCCGCGCGGCCAGGCCGGACCGCAGGTCGAGAATCAGCTCGGTACGCGGGTCGTTCGCTTATTGTTGAGCGACGAACAGGGCCGGCATTTTCGAGCGGTCGATCTTGCGGCCGGTGCCCGTGGGCAGCTCGAAGCGGCCAGTCCGGCCGACGAAGAAGCGGCCATCTACGAGTTCGTCAAAGACCGTCAGCCCAGCGTGCCGGAGGGGTTTGTCGCACCGTCGGCGCAAGTTTTCGCAGGCCGGCGGCGCTTTATGTACGCGGCGACGAACAACTCGCTGCTCGGGGCGTCGCTCGCCAGCGGCCTGTTGGAAGCGAATCTCCGCGAGGCTGTGCTAGGGCCGGGCAAACACGTCTCCTTGTCGAAGCCGACCGGTTTTCCGTTGGCCCCAAGAAGCTATCTGGCGGTCGTCGAGCGGTCGCCCGAAGTCGTGTTCGGCGTCGATCAGGTGCGCGAAGAAGACAGTCTCCATATTGTGGTTGGAAAATGGTAGTCATTCACTTGTACTTTACGCAGCCGAGCATGAGACATTGGCGGTGGCTGGGGCAGAACCTGAAAGCGAACTATGCAGCCCATGATTGAACTGCGCGGCCTGCACCGCTATTTCGGCCGCACGCGGGCGGTCTTCGACGTGAGTTTTTCCGTCGAGCGCGGTCAGGTGTTCGGCTATATCGGACCGAACGGAGCGGGCAAGACCACCAGCATGCGCATTCTGGCGACGCTCGATCAGCCCACTTGCGGCGACGCCCTGGTCGACGGCTTTTCGGTGGTCAACGATCCCGACCGCGTGCGGCGGCGACTGGGCTTCATGCCCGATTATTTCGGCACCTATTCCAACGTGAATGTTCGCGAGTATCTCGATTTCTACGCTCGCGCCTATGGCCTGCGGGGAAGCGAACGCACGCGGGCGTTGAGCTATGTGATGAGCTTCACCAAGCTCGACCTGCTGGCCGACAAGCCGATCGACGGCCTGTCGAAAGGGATGAAGCAGCGGCTGTGTCTCGGTCGCGCCTTGATTCACGATCCGGCGGTGCTGGTGCTCGACGAACCGGCCGCGGGGCTCGATCCGCGTGCCCGGATTCAGTTGCGGGAGATGATCCGGGCACTGGCCGCGCACGGCAAGACGGTGCTGGTCAGCTCGCACATTCTCACCGAGCTGGCCGAGATGTGCGATCTGGTCGGCATCATCGAGCGCGGCCGCTTGCTGGCCGTGGGCTCGGTAACCGAGATCCAACGGGGACAGCAGACGCGTCATTTCACGCGGATTCAGGTGCGCCTGCTCGATGACGCCGCCGGCCTGGCAACCTGGCTGGCCGAGCGCGAAGGCATCGACCAGATTCGAACCGAGGGCCACGCCGCCCTGTTCGCGCACGAGGCCGACGCCGAGGTCGAAGCGGCACTCCTGCGCGGCATGATCGAGGCCGGTTTTCGCGTCGTCGCCTTCGGCAGCCAGACCAAGACGCTGGAAGAAGTTTTCATGCAAGTCACCGAAGGACACGTGCAATGATGTCTTTGACCCAGCTCAACGTCGACGCTTCCGCGGTCCCGGCCGACACCGGTTGGCAGCGGCTGGAACGCGCCCTGGTTTGGGTGGGCGACCGCTTGAACCCGATTCTGGTCAAAGAAACGCGGCAAGCGCTCAAGAGCCGGCAATTCGTGATCACCTTCGCGTTGGTGCTGGTCTTGGCCTGGATCTGGTCGATCCTCGGCGTCTCGCTGATCGGGCCGAGCATCTTCTACGCTGCCCGTGGCTTCGACATGTTTCTTGGCTACTACGCGATCCTGGCCGTTCCCATGTTGGTGGTGGTGCCGTTCGGGGCGTTTCGCTCGCTGGCCTCGGAGCGCGAAGACGGCACGTTCGAGATGCTTTCGATCACCACCTTGCGGCCGCGGCAGATCGTCGGCGGCAAGCTGGGCAGCGCGGTCTTGCAGATGCTGGTCTATCTGTCGGCCGTCGCCCCCTGCCTGGCCTTCACCTACATGCTGCGAGGCATCGACGCGCCCACCATCGTCTACGTGATCTGCTGCTTCTTTTTGGCATCGCTGGGGGCATCGGTGATCGGACTGGTGGTCGCCACGCTGACGCAGGACAAGCACTGGCAGATCGTGCTGTCGGTGCTGTACTTGTTCGGTCTGGCGTTCTTGCTGTTCAACGCGTTGACGATCGCGTTCGCCTTGATGATGCAGTCCGGGACGCCGGCTTTTCAAGACCGCGAGTTCTGGATCGTCAACGCCATCATGTTGACGGCCTACGTCAGTTACTTCGCGCTGTTCTATTGCGCCGCCAGCGCCCAGCTTACCTTTGCCAGCGATAATCGCTCCACCGCGCTGCGGATGGTGATGGTCGTGCAGCAGGCGCTGCTGATCGGCTGGTTCGGTTGGGGTTTCTTGCAAGAGCAAGCCCGTCCGGATATCGGCATCGTGTACTTTGTTTTTGTCGGCATTCATTGGGCGGCCATGGGCGCGCTCATCAACGGCGAGTTGGGCGAGATGTCGCTGCGCGTCAAGCGCCAGCTTCCGCAGAGCCTTTTGGGCCGCGCGTTCTTCACCTGGTTCAATCCCGGCCCGGCGACCGGCTTTATGTTCATCGTCGCCAACCTGCTGGCGGCCACCGCCGTGGGCGGGGCCTTCTTGGCGGGCGATTACGTGTTCCGCGGCGGCGGGGCGGGCGTGCGCGGAATCTCGGTGCCGCGCAGCGTCGTGATGGCCTTCGGCCTGCTCGAACTCTCCTATATCGTGTTTTACTTGGGTCTGGCGCGGCTGGTGATCGGCCTGCTGCGGCGCGTGACGCCGGTGACGCTGACCTTGGCAGTGTTGTTGCAAGTGCTGTTGGTGATGGCCGGCAGCGGCATTCCGGTTTCGATCCACTTGATGACGCCCAGCATCCGCAGCGGTTATTCGCTGATCGAAATCAGCAACCCGTTTTTTTCGCTGAACGAGGTGATCCAAGCCGGGGATTTCGACGCGGACGTCGTGGTGCTTCTGATCGTTGTTCCGATAGCGGCGGCGCTGGTTTTCTTGGCGAACGTGCCGGCCATCGTGGCCGCGGTACACCAGGTGCGGATCGCCAAGCCGAAGCGCGTGGCCGAAGAAGACGCCGAGCTGGAAGCGCTGCGCGCGCCGCCGCCGGGTCCCAGTAATCCCTTTGAGGATGACTAGGCCCATGTGCAATTTTGGATTTTGGATTTTGGATTTTCGATTGCCAATCCAAAATCCAAAATCCAAAATCCAAAATCACGTCGCGCTCGCAAGCTCGCTG contains:
- a CDS encoding ABC transporter ATP-binding protein, with product MIELRGLHRYFGRTRAVFDVSFSVERGQVFGYIGPNGAGKTTSMRILATLDQPTCGDALVDGFSVVNDPDRVRRRLGFMPDYFGTYSNVNVREYLDFYARAYGLRGSERTRALSYVMSFTKLDLLADKPIDGLSKGMKQRLCLGRALIHDPAVLVLDEPAAGLDPRARIQLREMIRALAAHGKTVLVSSHILTELAEMCDLVGIIERGRLLAVGSVTEIQRGQQTRHFTRIQVRLLDDAAGLATWLAEREGIDQIRTEGHAALFAHEADAEVEAALLRGMIEAGFRVVAFGSQTKTLEEVFMQVTEGHVQ